ATCTATTTTGGGAAAGACGTACTATCTTTCAAAGGGAAGAACCTTTAAGTTTGAAGGCGATACGCTCTTATTTCCCGAAGGCGATATTTTTTATGTTAGAAAGCAGTTTACAAAGTTTCTTAAAAAAGTAATGCTTGATGAGCTTACCCCTTTAATAGAGAAGTATTCAGAGATTACAGGCCTTTATCCCCGTGAAGTAAAGGTGTCTTCTGCCAAAAGGAGATGGGCTTCCTGCTCCGGCAGAAACAGCCTTAATTTTTCTTTATATCTTGCCTTTGGAGACGAATACATCATAGAGTATATTATTGTTCACGAGCTTTGCCATATAAAAGAAAAAAACCATTCCAGAAGCTTTTGGCATCTGGTGGAAGAATATATGCCGGATTACAATAAAAGAAAAGAAGCCTTAAGGCTTCTTGAAAAAAGGATTTTTAAAGAGGGAATACACGACCTGTAAAATACGGGGCAAAATATAGAGTGAAAAGGCAAATTTTTCGCCGCCAAAATACAATTGCGGCAAGATACTGTGGGAAATCTAAAATATCGGAAAAGGTTTACTGTGCGGTATCTTTTATGGATTCACCGTGGCTGCAGGAGATAAAAGCCCCTATTGCATATTTATATTTTAAGAGCTTTAAATACCTTATCAATATCGTCATTAATTAAAAGGCCGGCATTTCGGTCCATAGCGGTGCTCTCTTTATTAATCAGGATAAGATTTGTTCCTTTGAAATAATTTACAAGAGAAGCCGCCGGATAAACGGAAAGAGAGGTTCCCCCAATAATAAGGGTATGAGCCTCTGAAATATATTTAAGGGCATTATCCAAGGTATCTGTGTCAAGCCCCTCCCCGTATAAGACCACATCAGGCTTTACTACCCCGCCGCAGGTGCACAAGGGAACGGGGAGGTTTTCCAATACATAGTCCAAGGGGTAAAACCCGCGGCATTTTGTGCAGTAATTTCTGTGAATGCTTCCGTGAAGCTCCAGCACATTTATTGAGCCGGCTTCTTGATGAAGGCCGTCGATGTTTTGGGTAATCACTGCTTTAAGCTTTCCTTTTTTCTCTAATGCAGCAAGGCCGCTATGGGCATGATTGGGCCTGGCATCGGGATAAATCATATTGTTTACATAAAAATCGTAAAATTCTTCTTTATGGCCTTTAAAGAAGTCTCTGCTTAGCATGGTTTCTGCCGGATAGGGATATTTTCTTTGAAAAAGGCCGTCGGAGCTTCTGAAATCAGGGATATTGCTTGCGGTGCTTACGCCTGCTCCGCCGAAAAATACGATGTTTTTGCTTTCGTCTATTATTTTCTGGAGTTTTTCAATATTTTCCATAGGACAGCTCCTTAAGATATTTTTTGGGAATTATACTGCTTTTAGTATATCATAATTTTAATTTTTACCATACTTGATTCAATACGAAATAGTATCTGAATCCATTGGAACAGGAAAAATCCTGGGGCTTGAAGATAGAATCGGAAATACATCCGAACGCATATAAGTAAATTTAAAATGAAACAGTAGCAAAGCCGTATATTCACACAGGCTTTTGCTGCTTCTTTATATGAAATTTACTATAAAGTGCGGTTTTTGCTTTTCTCTTATTTTATAGTAGAATTCATTGCAATCCGAAGTGCCTGTTGCTTAAAGTCCAAAATATCCTCTGATATTTTGCAGCACTCTGTCCCTTCGGTTTCAAGATAATTTAACGATAAGCCGTTTCAATCCAGATATTCTCTTCGGCATAAAAACAAATGGATTATATAGTTTGCATTTTACAAAGGAGGCCAAAATGAAAGAAAAATATATTATGGCGCTTGACCAGGGAACCACATCCTCAAGATGTATGATATTTAATAGATCCGGCGAAATTGTAAGCCAGAGCCA
This is a stretch of genomic DNA from Anaeropeptidivorans aminofermentans. It encodes these proteins:
- a CDS encoding M48 family metallopeptidase, producing the protein MKINFNCDLESLEGVKFYKRKTIGIYIKADGTVEIRAPYGCSLKAIEDFVNKRKRWIEFHSRKRKAEYEEATNFSFSEGEKISILGKTYYLSKGRTFKFEGDTLLFPEGDIFYVRKQFTKFLKKVMLDELTPLIEKYSEITGLYPREVKVSSAKRRWASCSGRNSLNFSLYLAFGDEYIIEYIIVHELCHIKEKNHSRSFWHLVEEYMPDYNKRKEALRLLEKRIFKEGIHDL
- a CDS encoding NAD-dependent protein deacylase; this encodes MENIEKLQKIIDESKNIVFFGGAGVSTASNIPDFRSSDGLFQRKYPYPAETMLSRDFFKGHKEEFYDFYVNNMIYPDARPNHAHSGLAALEKKGKLKAVITQNIDGLHQEAGSINVLELHGSIHRNYCTKCRGFYPLDYVLENLPVPLCTCGGVVKPDVVLYGEGLDTDTLDNALKYISEAHTLIIGGTSLSVYPAASLVNYFKGTNLILINKESTAMDRNAGLLINDDIDKVFKALKI